GAtacccttgaacaaagtatgcctccctttaatcgaggaGGAAGTCCTCAATGGCGTGGGATCAACGAtccccttgaacaaaatatgcctccctttaatcgaggctcgacccCTTTAGAATcctagtcattttttactgccttcgaggaggcttgatcAATGGTGTTAGATCAACGATtgcctccctttaatcgaggctcgactcctttggaatcctagtcattttttactgcgtTCGaagaggctcgactcctttttcttttgaatcctttgttcgacatttgaggatttaccaatctattgtaCGACTAAGTTTATGGCATAACTTTGATACCTGTTAGACGAACTCGACTCTTCACGGTCGCATGAtacaaccaaccaaccaaccagtGATTTcaggtataaaaaaaaaaaaaacatttgaggacttaaacttgtaatttaagaACTGACGGATTACAACTTGAAGAATCATAACCATCCACATCAAAACATAGCTACCGGAGGAATATCAGGGGAAGACGGTGACGTCAATATCTCCGGACCGGGAGGCCTCGGTGGCGGAAACTccggtggcggcggcggtaATATGTCCGGTTCTGGCACCGGCGACCCAGGCCTTGGCGGCTCTATATCTGGAGGCTTATGGGGTGGTATGGGTACGTCGATGCCTGGAGGGGATGGAACCGGCGGAACTGGTAAGTCGGGTCCGGGAGGCAAGGGAGACGGTAATCCAGGAAAATCCGGCCCGGGAGTTATTGGCGGAAGCTCTGGCGGAGTGATCGGGTCAATCGCTGGAGAAATCGAAATTTGAGGAACTTCGAGGGGGACAGAAGGCTCCGGAATGGGGCTCTTTTGGGGAAACTCCGGCGAGTCCCCGACAAGCAGAAAACGCGAGAGAGGCGCAGAGTTTTTAAACGGGAGGAATTCGCCATGGGAAAGGAAcgaagaaggagaagacgaagaataataaatgggaAGCGTTTTCCTcatgagagtgaaagagaagggtgAGGTGCAGGACATTTTCACGGCAATGAAGATCTCTTGTGGAACGGTTCGGGCTTTGGTaacagaggaggaggaagagggaaTGAGTGAGTAGGTGACACGTGTGGTGACACTTGGCAGGTTGTGCTTACACGTGTGAAGCTCTAAAATGCGGGAACCCTTGCCTTGCCGTTTATACTCACACGTGTCGCCATCTATGagcaaaatcaatttttatgatATCCTTCATTCTGCAGTTTCAGCGACAGCACAGCACCCTCCATTGGGTTGAAGTAAAAGCAGAAGCGGAAGGTTTCAACAGCCTCCATTGAGAGCAAGTTAGAGTGTTCTAAACATCGGTCGAATCGACCTTCAGCCTAGATCCCCTTGCctttcctttcaattttacCATTAAAAGAAACCAATTGCAGGTCTGTGAGGCATTTCAACAAACAGGTAAGCGGCATGAACTggacattgtccacttttcTCATTACTCTGCATCTTGGTTAACAGTAAAGATAGACATGATTTGATATAGTAATTGAAACTGAAATCGATCCCAAATCTCTCTCATCAGAGTTCAAACAacgcagaagaagaagagagcgGACATACCCAAATTGAATCCACTGCCAAACCAACAAATCTTTAGATTTCAGGCATAATGTTCAACACAGATTCAAAAAGGAAACGAGagctcaaagaaaaaaaagtttggtTAATCTGTCAGACCGCCTTGCGACCATCCAAGCTAGGGCGAAGCCTTGCTGAGAACGATCATCTACAGCCGCAGATCCAATGGATCGTTGGACTGTTAATCACGCTCTAGCCGCAGGGCAGTGGTTCATCCACCAGATTATGGTTCTTGTCTCCTTAGAACTCAAGGACACAGTTGTACAACCTATAGAACAGATCCTGTTCAAGTAAGGTCGTGACCTAATGCCTTCATATTTaggtttaaatattattatagttATCCCACATtttccgatgtgggatatctaCATCCATCAAATCAGCTAATTTACCTTGGAAAAACAAGGGTACCGTAACAATCTTCTTTTTACTTGTTCActctataataaatttaattgttattgcgaggaaaataaaatttattaaatcaaactctaaaaaattttaaaattatgatgttTTCTAAACTATATAATTCCAACATTGGTCTTTTAagttagaattttattttcattaaaacgaacgaattttaagaaaattttgtgttgctttcttaaaataacaataaaattagaaaaaatgaatttaaaccAAAGATttggaaggagaaagagacACAAATATTGACAAGAACTgagttgaaaatattgaaaaacataCGTTGCTGATGGAAATGAAGCGGCTCGAGCAAGAGGCTAGATTTCTAGAGGTGGCTCTTGTTCTTTCTCTGTTCTGTTCTAGACTTATTCATTTCCCATTTGCTCATTCAGATTCATTTTGGCTTGGTTTTTGCCATAACTCACCGCCCGATAAGCGGGATCGATGGTTCGAGAGCCCGAAcgattcaaattcttttatattgaTCTATTTTTTGTTAACTTAGTACACAACTTTCTGAAATCAAAATGGAATTGAAAGGGGGTATAACCACAAGATTACATGTAAGAATGAATCCCACAAGCAGCGACTACCTTGTCAACTCGGCGTTTTACCGGTAACTTGCTGAGCAATCCACCCAAGACCATCGTATAGACCATCTCCGGTGAGGGCAGAGCAGGCTTGGATGTGCCAGTCGTGATTCTTGATGCTGTGAAGCGAAAGAGCATCGGTGATTTCGACCGGAGTCATGGCATCCTTAAGATCCTGTTTGTTTGCAAAAACCAGCACCACAGATTGCTGAAGATCATCGTGACCGAGTAGTCTGAAGAGCTCGTCCTTCATAATGCTGATTCTTGCTCTATCTGTGCTGTCTATCACCGCAATCACAGCATGAGTTCCACGGTAATATGTTGCCCATGATGTCCTAAGCCTCTCTTGACCACCGAGATCCCATACCTACAGAAAACAAAGCCAAAACAACACAGGTTTTAGCTGTTCAGCTTCGCCTtacaaaatgaagaacagagatGGGTTTTGTGCAAAGTTTTCAATATAACTGGATTGTATATGCTTTTCCAACAATTACTCTGCTTTCAATTTCCTTGTTAGGCGAATAAACAAGCCAAATATAGAGGAAACCATACTCAAATCACAAAGCAAATCAGCCCAacattttgtaatattttgagAAGTTACCAGTTAAATGCTATAAAGACACTGACTCACAAAATCAAGTGACAACTCTACACCAACAGGCCGGAACATCCAAAGATCTCAAAGATCCCAGTGCAAAACCCCACAAGCCAACACTGGACGAATAGAAAACTAGAACGGAATCGATCGAGGAAAAGAACCCCTGTCGATTGAAGATAATGAACAACAGAGTAGAAGTCAGGTAAGGAATCacaaatctccacaatggtatgagcataacctctcatggctttgctttcggCTTTTCCAAAAAACCTTagaccaatggagatgtattacttacttataaacctatgatcctTCCCCcaaaattagccaatgtgggactcactcccaacaatcctcaacaatcctcctctcgaacaaagtataacATAGGGTCTTTGAAGAACTTCCTCTTCATTGAacctcgactccttctctagagttctcgaacaaagtacaccctttattcgacacttgaatcacttttgactactacttcgaggctcacaacttctttgttcgacatttgaggattctattgacaagACTAAGTCAAGGGCATGatttggtatgatattgtccattctaaacataagctctcatagctttgctttgagcttcccaaaaaaggcctcatacagatgaagatgtattcctaacttataaatccatcctccttccttaaattagtcaatTTGGAATTCACTCACAACAATCCTCAACTAGCGATCATAGAGGATAAAACAAATAGACGGCAAAATAGGAGTAAATTGATAGATCGACTGTACCTCGAATCGGATATTCTTGTACACGAGCTCTTCAACATTGCTTCCAACCGTAGGATGTGTAGTAACAACCTCTCCCAAGTGCAATTTGTAAAGAGTCGTCGTCTTTCCGGCATTATCCAACCCAACGACCACgattttgtattcttttgccGGAAATAACATGAACCAGAATCTCGAAATGAAAGCCCCCATCGTATCCCAAAATCGCCTAAATGCCCTAAAAGTGAAGAAAACATAAATTCCTCATCAACAGCAACATGGAATTTCATAGCTAAACAGAAGAATAATCACCTAGAAAAGAAAACCTACTAAATCCAATCGGACGAACGACAAATCACAGATCCAGATCCGAATTGTTTCAAATAACGTAAAGCGCTAAAAATGAATAGACACTTACCGAACCTGAATTAATCGAAGCGGGAAATCGGATATCGAAGCGCGAAGTACAATAGCTTTACAAAAGAACCGATCAAGAAGCAGAagagaaaaccctaatcgcGATTCAGAGATGAAATTTCCAAGTTTTGGGGGCAGCGATAATATTTGGTCGGCAAGTTGAAGGGAGCTTCGGCGAAGGTGATGGACAGCAAAGATCATTTGATCCATCGTGGCGGCTGACGTGTACATCCCACCATTACCAACTCTTTGCACTAATAATCacataacaatattttaatgttttccttcccaaaagtaaaataaataattttttatttttgatttttcaattatatccTGTGTGGTTGGGCTGTTATTTGATGGGCTCAATCTTACATATTGGGCCTAGATGTGGATGTGGCCTAGCCCAATAAAGGAGGGCCCGATTCGTTTGTTCCGGCCCAGTTGTAGCTAATTACTTGGATGAAATATAGGCCGAATTTATATGAATaatcatatataaataataataataataataataaaaaataaaaactaaattaataaaaatgcttctatattttttattattattataagtaaaaattatTCTCACAGACCAATACAAGTTCTTCTAATATGCTTTATCATCACTCATAGAGAACTTCCTTTGTGCATTTTTTAGTCATCGTATACTCAATATCGCTCTTATTCGAATAtagtctcggttcattcatgtacctctcCTTTACTCGGGTCTTAACATATGAACTCTCTATTTCTTTATGGCTTTTCAACCTTTTCTTTACGATTTTGATTTACGAGATTCTTCGAATCTAATGTCGTatctattttagttttctttctttattctttctcATTCCTTCCATTCCAAGAAACTCGAAATCATAACCCCTTTTTCCCCTTCACAAGTTATGTTGTAATACCTTTGAAGAACCTTCAACGTGAATACGAATGTGAATACAAAATGGTACTTATCAAGTTTTGATGGTGAATTAGGGATGCAAGTTGTGGGATGTTGAAATATAAAAGGTGTTTGGGTGTGACATTTGAGCCCCACATTTCATGTTATACACTTAAGCAAACTTCATGGGTTGTTTTCCTTCCATTCCCACTTCATACTGACACTGACGCTCGAGTAAATTAGAGTTATATGAATGAACTCAATCATAGTCGAGTAATCCTATGTTGGgtgtgttagacgaacacaactctccacaattgtatgatattgttcactttgagcataagctctcatgattttgctttaggcttcctcaaaaggcgtcatgatcattccctaaattagccgatgtggaactttcatcatccaacagggTGATCTCATATGAACAGTAACAAAGTCATGTCACATATGAATAACCGTTGTAACGTTTAGCACNGAATAGCTTTACAAAAGAACCGATCAAGAAGCAGAagagaaaaccctaatcgcGATTCAGAGATGAAATTTCCAAGTTTTGGGGGCAGCGATAATATTTGGTCGGCAAGTTAAGGGAGCTTCGGCGAAGGTGATGGACAGCAAAGATCATTTGATCCATCGTGGCGGCTGACGTGTACATCCCACCATTACCAACTCTTTGCACTAATAATCacataacaatattttaatgttttccttcccaaaagtaaaataaataattttttatttttgatttttcaattatatccTGTGTGGTTGGGCTGTTATTTGATGGGCTCAATCTTACATATTGGGCCTAGATGTGGATGTGGCCTAGCCCAATAAAGGAGGGCCCGATTCGTTTGTTCCGGCCCAGTTGTAGCTAATTACTTGGATGAAATATAGGCCGAATTTATATGAATaatcatatataaataataataataataataataaaaaataaaaactaaattaataaaaatgcttctatattttttattatta
This portion of the Cucurbita pepo subsp. pepo cultivar mu-cu-16 chromosome LG08, ASM280686v2, whole genome shotgun sequence genome encodes:
- the LOC111800057 gene encoding pistil-specific extensin-like protein yields the protein MSCTSPFSFTLMRKTLPIYYSSSSPSSFLSHGEFLPFKNSAPLSRFLLVGDSPEFPQKSPIPEPSVPLEVPQISISPAIDPITPPELPPITPGPDFPGLPSPLPPGPDLPVPPVPSPPGIDVPIPPHKPPDIEPPRPGSPVPEPDILPPPPPEFPPPRPPGPEILTSPSSPDIPPVAMF
- the LOC111799682 gene encoding ADP-ribosylation factor-like protein 5 isoform X1, with protein sequence MYTSAATMDQMIFAVHHLRRSSLQLADQILSLPPKLGNFISESRLGFSLLLLDRFFCKAIVLRASISDFPLRLIQVRAFRRFWDTMGAFISRFWFMLFPAKEYKIVVVGLDNAGKTTTLYKLHLGEVVTTHPTVGSNVEELVYKNIRFEVWDLGGQERLRTSWATYYRGTHAVIAVIDSTDRARISIMKDELFRLLGHDDLQQSVVLVFANKQDLKDAMTPVEITDALSLHSIKNHDWHIQACSALTGDGLYDGLGWIAQQVTGKTPS
- the LOC111799682 gene encoding ADP-ribosylation factor-like protein 5 isoform X2; the protein is MGAFISRFWFMLFPAKEYKIVVVGLDNAGKTTTLYKLHLGEVVTTHPTVGSNVEELVYKNIRFEVWDLGGQERLRTSWATYYRGTHAVIAVIDSTDRARISIMKDELFRLLGHDDLQQSVVLVFANKQDLKDAMTPVEITDALSLHSIKNHDWHIQACSALTGDGLYDGLGWIAQQVTGKTPS